From the Psychrobacter sp. P11F6 genome, the window GGCTGACGGTCAAGTAAAGGGCGCTGACTTTGATCAGTTGCGCCGAGATTATCACTTACGCCGTGAGTGGCAGTGGTAAAAGTTAGGTAGCCTTCAACCCTAAAGTAGCATCTGAGAACTTATTCTTATCCTTTAATTGCAGTAAATAATAATGACCCAAGCAAGTAACTCTTCTTCAAAACCCAGCTATGCGCCGACCATGACATTGGCAATGGCTCAGCAGCGTGCGCACTTGATGAGCACCGTTCGTCAGTTTTTCGCCACGCATCAAGTGCTTGAAGTGCAAACACCGCTCCTATCGCAGGCTGGTAATACCGATACTTTCTTACAATCAGTCGCCGCACAAGTGACTTACCAAGATAAACCTTGTACTTATTATCTGCATACTTCACCTGAGTTTGCCATGAAGCGTTTACTTGCCAGCTGGCAAATGCCTATATATCAAATTTGCTCCGTATTTCGAGATAATGAAATAGGCGTACGCCATAATATCGAATTTACCATGCTTGAGTGGTATCAGCCGAATTATAGTCTGGATGATATGGCGGCTGAATTAGGTGAATTATTAGCGGCGCTTTATGGGCATTCGGTGGTGATGAGTCATTACCGCTATGTTGATGCGTTTATGGATTTTGTCGGCATACATCCGTTGACAGCTAGTCTTGATGCCTTGCAAGCGGTAGCAGAAGATAAGGGTTTAACAGTTTTTGATTTTAATAGCGACTTGGATAACACAGAAGATGGCGAAGCAGAAGATATTCGTCAAAGCTGGCTGGATTTGCTGTTTAGTCATGCGGTCGAGCCAAACTTGGGTCACGACTTACCGACCTTGATTATAGAATATCCACCTGCTACGGCGGCACTGGCAAAAACAGCGGTTGATAAAGAGGGCAATACAGTCGCTAAACGTTTCGAGCTGTATATCAATGGCATTGAGATTGCCAACGCTTATGATGAGCTAGCAGATGGACAAGCGTTAAGAGAACGGTTTGAGCGAG encodes:
- the epmA gene encoding EF-P lysine aminoacylase EpmA — translated: MTQASNSSSKPSYAPTMTLAMAQQRAHLMSTVRQFFATHQVLEVQTPLLSQAGNTDTFLQSVAAQVTYQDKPCTYYLHTSPEFAMKRLLASWQMPIYQICSVFRDNEIGVRHNIEFTMLEWYQPNYSLDDMAAELGELLAALYGHSVVMSHYRYVDAFMDFVGIHPLTASLDALQAVAEDKGLTVFDFNSDLDNTEDGEAEDIRQSWLDLLFSHAVEPNLGHDLPTLIIEYPPATAALAKTAVDKEGNTVAKRFELYINGIEIANAYDELADGQALRERFERDNQLRKRHNLPQMPIDEHLLAASDALIPCSGIAVGIDRLLMVITGANSLEAVISFPSGLA